A region from the Sphingomonas sp. S2-65 genome encodes:
- a CDS encoding N-acetylmuramoyl-L-alanine amidase gives MDLCWTPTAPARHIARVLFLLALLSGWLTGAPSWAGVVQEVRVRGDSIVITFDAPVAKASSFVLAAPQRIALDVDGTEPGSRTYADGPVAKIRQGAQGEGGARIVFDLARPAIVTEGRFGPDGRTLTLQIKTVDDERFARAAAERRMSFLPPFTFLQPAARHRYSVSMPVPRRTARSPLPRVYGDADRPLVVIDAGHGGHDPGALSPDGTLREKDVTLRIAQAIRNELLASGRVRVALTRADDRFLVLQERFGLARRLKADLFISIHCDSAANPEATGATVYTLSEVASDKEAARLAARENKADIIAGVDLGGASPDISSILIDLTQRETMNTSANFARLLGREAKPLIPIKANYHRMASLIVLKAPDMPSVLFETGYISNLADADFLASPEGPAKVAESVRKAVQIHFATRMAAR, from the coding sequence ATGGATTTGTGCTGGACCCCCACGGCCCCTGCGCGGCATATCGCGCGGGTGTTGTTCTTGCTTGCCTTGCTCTCCGGTTGGTTGACCGGCGCTCCGAGCTGGGCAGGCGTCGTTCAGGAAGTGCGCGTACGCGGCGACTCCATCGTCATCACGTTCGACGCCCCGGTCGCGAAGGCGAGCAGCTTCGTGCTGGCCGCGCCACAGCGTATCGCGTTGGACGTCGACGGGACGGAACCGGGCAGCCGAACCTATGCCGACGGACCCGTGGCGAAGATCCGGCAAGGCGCGCAGGGGGAAGGCGGCGCGCGGATCGTATTCGATCTCGCGCGGCCTGCGATCGTCACTGAAGGCCGGTTCGGTCCCGACGGCCGCACACTCACGCTGCAGATCAAGACGGTCGATGACGAACGCTTCGCCCGCGCCGCGGCCGAGCGGCGGATGAGCTTCCTGCCGCCTTTCACCTTTTTGCAGCCGGCGGCGCGCCACCGCTATTCGGTGTCGATGCCGGTGCCAAGGCGCACCGCCAGGTCGCCCCTGCCCCGGGTTTATGGTGACGCCGATCGGCCGCTGGTGGTGATCGATGCGGGGCATGGCGGACATGACCCGGGCGCGTTGTCACCCGATGGCACCCTGCGCGAGAAGGACGTGACCCTGCGCATCGCCCAGGCGATCAGGAACGAGCTGCTCGCCTCGGGCCGGGTGCGCGTGGCGCTGACCCGCGCCGACGACCGCTTCCTGGTACTCCAGGAGCGCTTCGGCCTGGCGCGCCGGCTCAAGGCCGATCTGTTCATCTCGATTCACTGCGACAGTGCCGCCAATCCGGAAGCCACCGGGGCCACCGTCTACACCTTGTCCGAAGTCGCCTCCGACAAGGAAGCGGCGCGCCTGGCGGCGCGCGAAAACAAGGCAGACATCATCGCCGGAGTCGATCTGGGCGGCGCGAGCCCGGACATCTCGTCGATCCTGATCGACCTCACCCAGCGCGAGACGATGAACACGTCCGCGAACTTCGCCCGCCTGCTCGGACGCGAGGCGAAGCCGCTGATTCCGATCAAGGCCAATTACCACCGCATGGCGTCGCTGATCGTGCTCAAGGCGCCGGACATGCCATCGGTGCTGTTCGAAACCGGGTATATTTCGAATCTCGCCGACGCCGACTTTCTGGCCTCGCCCGAAGGACCCGCCAAGGTGGCCGAGAGTGTGCGCAAGGCGGTGCAAATCCATTTCGCCACGCGGATGGCGGCACGCTGA
- a CDS encoding penicillin-binding protein 1A: MADGDTSGETVRIRRGLSGVHGFFGQLRRRWWFRVLAVLALLAGIGILLLWLLFARNLPSVDALRTYEPPLPTNVRSADGTPIHSYARERRVQLSFPEYPKLLVGAFLSAEDKTFFEHHGVDFPGLVRAAYQGITSGSTPRGTSTITQQVAKNLLVGDEASYVRKAKEGILAWKMEDTLSKEQILELYLNSIELGRNAGGVAAASEAYFGKELEQLTLPQMAYLAILPKGPANYDPDRHMDRALERRNWVLGQMLANGYIDASQHADAVAAPLGTVRRQTPKFERVGGYFIEEVRRQLLGKFGEKSDSGPYSVYQGGLWVRTSLDPRLQGFAQKALRDGLLRYDRARGWSGPLAHKEIGGSWLQTFLNTNIGLDYEDWRAAIVIARDGDSWEIGFDNGQTSRLPRSGALMPVRGKGGEAFSAIQPGDILAVAPAGGAWSLRSVPKVSGGMVVEDPRTGRVLAMQGGFDSRIQSFNRATQAMRQPGSTIKPLVYAAAMERGLTPATIVVDGPFCVWQGANLGQKCFRNFGNMRSAGPKTLRWGVEQSRNLMTVQVANRIGMEPVVDLIQRVGVTKNKFPPYLSYALGAGETTVQRMVNAYSILVNHGRALDPTVIDFVQDRHGQVIWPENWRACDGCNARDWNGGAMPRPIRRARQLVDPMSAYQIVHITEGVIQRGTATVLRDLDRPLMGKTGTTNGPTDVWFVGGAAQMIAGLYLGYDSPTNLGGYAQGGSIAAPIFKQFAIPAFEGMDKLPFTAPRGIRMVRIDRASGRKVSGGWPSNDPLSPIIWEAFKPEVEPRRGRRTMEQEEAQKAKAVTPKAAPKAERQSDSDFLQREGGIY; the protein is encoded by the coding sequence ATGGCGGACGGCGACACTTCGGGCGAAACGGTACGGATCAGGCGTGGCCTGAGCGGCGTACACGGCTTTTTCGGGCAGCTACGGCGGCGCTGGTGGTTCCGCGTGCTGGCGGTGCTGGCACTGCTCGCCGGCATCGGCATCCTGCTGCTGTGGCTTCTGTTCGCCCGCAACCTGCCTTCGGTCGACGCGCTGCGCACCTATGAGCCGCCGCTGCCGACCAATGTCCGTTCCGCCGATGGCACCCCGATCCACAGCTATGCCCGCGAGCGGCGCGTCCAGCTCAGCTTCCCGGAATATCCAAAGCTGCTGGTCGGCGCCTTCCTGTCGGCCGAGGACAAGACGTTCTTCGAGCACCACGGCGTCGATTTCCCCGGTCTGGTACGTGCCGCCTATCAGGGCATCACCAGCGGTTCGACGCCGCGGGGCACGTCGACCATCACCCAGCAGGTCGCCAAGAACCTGCTCGTGGGGGATGAGGCCAGCTATGTGCGCAAGGCCAAGGAGGGCATCCTTGCTTGGAAGATGGAGGACACGCTTTCCAAGGAGCAGATCCTCGAACTGTACCTCAACTCCATCGAGCTAGGCCGCAACGCCGGCGGCGTGGCGGCGGCGAGTGAGGCCTATTTCGGCAAGGAGCTTGAACAGCTGACTCTGCCGCAGATGGCGTATCTGGCGATCCTGCCAAAGGGTCCGGCGAACTACGATCCCGACCGCCACATGGATCGCGCGCTGGAACGCCGTAATTGGGTGCTGGGGCAGATGCTGGCCAATGGCTATATCGATGCTTCGCAGCACGCGGACGCCGTCGCTGCGCCGCTGGGCACGGTGCGGCGCCAGACGCCCAAGTTCGAGCGCGTCGGCGGCTATTTCATCGAGGAAGTCCGCCGCCAGCTACTCGGCAAGTTTGGCGAGAAATCCGACTCCGGGCCGTACAGCGTCTATCAGGGTGGGCTGTGGGTACGCACCTCGCTCGACCCGCGGCTCCAGGGCTTTGCACAGAAGGCGCTGCGCGACGGGCTTCTCCGCTACGACCGGGCGCGCGGCTGGAGCGGGCCGCTGGCGCACAAGGAGATCGGCGGCAGCTGGCTGCAGACCTTCCTCAACACCAATATCGGCCTGGACTATGAAGACTGGCGTGCGGCGATCGTGATCGCGCGCGACGGCGACAGCTGGGAGATCGGCTTCGACAACGGCCAGACCAGTCGTCTGCCCCGCTCGGGCGCTCTCATGCCGGTGCGCGGCAAGGGCGGCGAAGCCTTTTCGGCGATCCAGCCGGGCGACATTCTGGCGGTGGCGCCGGCGGGCGGAGCCTGGTCGCTCCGCTCGGTACCCAAGGTTTCTGGCGGCATGGTCGTCGAAGACCCTCGCACCGGCCGCGTGCTCGCAATGCAGGGCGGCTTCGATTCGCGTATTCAGTCGTTCAACCGCGCCACTCAGGCGATGCGCCAGCCCGGCTCCACCATCAAGCCGTTGGTCTATGCCGCGGCGATGGAGCGTGGCCTGACGCCGGCGACGATCGTCGTGGATGGCCCGTTCTGCGTGTGGCAGGGCGCCAATCTGGGGCAGAAATGCTTCCGCAACTTCGGCAACATGCGCAGCGCGGGGCCCAAGACGCTGCGCTGGGGCGTGGAGCAGTCGCGCAACCTGATGACGGTGCAGGTCGCCAACCGCATCGGCATGGAACCGGTGGTCGACCTGATCCAGCGGGTCGGCGTGACCAAGAACAAGTTCCCGCCTTATCTCAGCTATGCGCTTGGCGCGGGTGAAACCACCGTGCAGCGCATGGTCAACGCATATTCGATCCTGGTGAACCATGGCCGTGCGCTGGATCCCACCGTGATCGATTTCGTTCAGGACCGCCACGGGCAGGTGATCTGGCCGGAGAACTGGCGCGCCTGCGACGGGTGCAACGCGCGCGACTGGAACGGCGGGGCGATGCCGCGTCCGATACGGCGCGCCCGGCAGCTGGTCGATCCGATGAGTGCGTACCAGATCGTCCACATCACCGAGGGTGTGATCCAGCGCGGCACCGCCACTGTGCTGCGCGACCTCGACCGTCCGCTGATGGGCAAGACGGGCACCACCAATGGCCCCACCGATGTGTGGTTTGTGGGCGGTGCCGCGCAGATGATCGCCGGCCTCTATCTCGGCTATGATTCGCCGACCAATCTGGGCGGCTATGCCCAGGGCGGATCGATCGCCGCGCCGATCTTCAAGCAGTTCGCCATTCCCGCGTTCGAGGGTATGGACAAGCTGCCCTTCACCGCGCCTCGTGGCATCCGCATGGTCAGGATCGACCGGGCGAGCGGGCGCAAGGTGTCCGGCGGCTGGCCATCGAACGATCCGCTGTCGCCGATCATCTGGGAAGCCTTCAAGCCCGAGGTGGAGCCGCGGCGCGGCCGCCGCACGATGGAACAGGAAGAAGCGCAGAAGGCGAAGGCCGTCACTCCCAAGGCCGCCCCCAAGGCGGAGCGCCAGAGCGACAGCGATTTCTTGCAACGCGAGGGCGGAATCTACTAG
- the prfB gene encoding peptide chain release factor 2 — MRAEAQAHVNQIQAALALLRRSLDWDRALRRLDELNARVEDPTLWNDAKAAQDVMRERRRLDESIGATRAIESELSDTVELIEMAEAEGDEEMANDGTAALAALAERAEKDKVVALLSGEADTNDTYVEINSGAGGTESQDWAGMLLRMYTRWAERRGLKVELVDYHAGEQAGIKSATLLIKGENAYGYAKTESGVHRLVRISPYDSAARRHTSFSSVWVYPVIDDNIDIEINESELRIDTYRASGAGGQHINTTDSAVRITHLPTGIVVQCQNQRSQHKNKAEAYNQLRARLYERELAEREAVADAQNATKTDIGWGHQIRSYVLQPYQLVKDLRTGVTSTAPSDVLDGALDSFMAAALSQRVTGETVQVEDVD; from the coding sequence ATGCGCGCCGAAGCGCAGGCTCACGTCAATCAGATCCAGGCAGCCCTGGCGCTGCTTCGCCGTTCCCTCGATTGGGATCGCGCGCTGCGCCGCCTGGATGAACTCAACGCGCGGGTCGAGGATCCGACCCTCTGGAACGACGCCAAGGCCGCGCAGGACGTCATGCGCGAACGTCGCCGGCTGGACGAATCGATCGGCGCGACCCGGGCCATCGAAAGCGAGCTGAGCGACACTGTCGAGCTGATCGAGATGGCCGAGGCCGAAGGCGACGAGGAGATGGCGAACGACGGCACCGCCGCGCTCGCCGCGCTTGCCGAGCGCGCCGAGAAGGACAAGGTCGTCGCCCTGCTGTCGGGTGAAGCCGACACCAACGACACCTATGTCGAGATCAACTCGGGCGCCGGCGGAACCGAGAGCCAGGATTGGGCGGGCATGCTGCTGCGCATGTACACCCGCTGGGCAGAGCGGCGCGGGCTGAAGGTCGAGCTGGTCGACTATCACGCCGGCGAGCAGGCGGGGATCAAGTCAGCCACGCTGCTGATCAAGGGCGAGAACGCGTACGGCTATGCCAAGACCGAGAGCGGCGTGCACCGCCTTGTCCGCATCTCGCCCTATGACAGCGCGGCGCGGCGGCACACCAGCTTCTCCTCGGTGTGGGTCTATCCGGTGATCGACGACAATATCGACATCGAGATCAACGAGAGCGAGCTGCGCATCGACACCTACCGTGCGTCGGGCGCCGGCGGGCAGCACATCAACACCACCGATTCGGCGGTGCGCATCACCCATTTGCCCACCGGCATCGTCGTGCAGTGCCAGAACCAGCGTTCGCAGCACAAGAACAAGGCCGAGGCATATAACCAGCTCCGCGCCCGCCTGTACGAACGCGAACTGGCCGAACGCGAGGCAGTGGCCGACGCGCAGAACGCAACCAAGACCGACATCGGCTGGGGCCATCAGATCCGCTCCTACGTTCTCCAGCCGTACCAGTTGGTGAAGGATCTGCGCACCGGCGTCACGTCGACTGCGCCGTCCGACGTGCTCGATGGTGCGCTCGACTCGTTCATGGCCGCGGCGCTGTCGCAGCGGGTGACCGGCGAAACCGTCCAGGTGGAAGACGTCGATTGA